In Candidatus Stygibacter australis, the genomic window TTACCCTTCATTAATCCCGAATTTACAATATTTTTGCTTCGCGCTAATATGTCAAGACTTATATTCTTCCGTTATATCTTTGCCACTTTTTTCCAGTACTACTTTAAACTGATGATGTTCCATCTCCGGGTCTTCCAGAACCTCTATCCGCTTGGCATAATCCTGAAGAAATTCCGGGTGGGAATCAATAAAATGACACACATTGCGGTGAACTCGAATTACCAAAGGCTCCTGGCTGATAAAAAATTCACTTCGCTGAAGCCACCTGTATAATTTCACAGCAACGGAATCCTTTGCCAGTAATCTGCCAGTTCCATTGCAATGTGGGCATACTTCAGATAGATTCATGATCACTTCAGGTCGTCTTCGCTTGCGAGATACTTCTATCAAGCCTAAAGGACTGAAAGGATAAACCTTGTTTCGGGCACGATCTCTCTTCATATAGCTTTTCAGCTCTTTATATACTTTATCACGGTGTGCCTGAGTACTCATATCAATAAAATCAACTACCATGATTCCGCTTAAATCCCGTAAACGAACCTGACGGGCAACTTCAAATGCTGCTTCCATATTAGTTCGCAGTATTGTTTCATTATAGTGGTTTGATCCAGTAAAAGAGCCGGTGTTGACATCTATCGATACCAGAGCTTCTGTTCGCTCAATCCGCAGATTGCCACCACTCGCCAGCGGAATGCGGGAATTACTGATGCGGTGAATATCTTTCTCAATGCCATACACATCAAATAAGGGAGTGCTTTCTTTGAATAATTCCACTTTCTTGATCAATTCAGGGGCAATACTCTTCAATTGTGTTACTATCTTATCACGATATTGTTTGTCATCAACTATTAATCTTTCCACATGGGAATTAAATAGATCACGAGTCAGCATAAAGATCAATTCATTTTGATTAAATAAACACAGGGGTCCTTTCAGAAATTCTTTGCCCTTCTTTACCTGTTTCCAGACAGCTTCCAGAGTTTTGTATTCCATCGCAAAATCTTCTTCTGTAGAATTCTCTGTATCAGTTCTTACAATGATGCCTACTTCAGGATCTTTGATGCGCTTCAGGATATCACTAAATTTGTGCTTTTGACTGCCGCTTGTTATCTTGCGGGAAATTGCTACTTTTTCTTTGTATGGCATAAATACCAGGAATTTTCCGGGAATAGTTAAACGACAGGTTAGACTTGCTCCTTTTTTATTCAGGGGAGGTTTTTTTATCTGTACTACAACTTCATCGCCAACGATGAAAATCTGATCAATTGTTGAAGAATCGTTTTTCTTACGGATTTTCTGTTGTTTTTCGTTTAAAAAATCTGCATCTAGTTCCGAATAATGTAAAAATGCTGTCCTTTTTAACCCTATATCCACAAACACAGCTCCCATACCCGGCAACACGCTTTTAACGATGCCTTTGTATATGTTGCCTGCCACTTCCTGATTCTCAATACTCTCGGAATACAGCTCCACAAGTTTGCCGTCTTCTATTATAGCTATCCTTTTCTCATAGGAATGAGCATTAATTAATATCTCTTGTATCATATATTATCTCCAATCATATACCAGATTTTTTTACCCTTCTAAAGTCAAGAGTTTTCTAATAATATTATCAAATCGCATAATTCCTTATCCCTAAAATACAGATAGTTAGTTCTCATCAAGTAGTTGTATTAATGGTAAAAACCAGATGGAACAGCGTTACCGGAAAAACTGTCCCATCCCATTTACCAAAGTTGCAATTGCCTTGGTTGACTTTCTATTTATT contains:
- a CDS encoding Rne/Rng family ribonuclease, yielding MIQEILINAHSYEKRIAIIEDGKLVELYSESIENQEVAGNIYKGIVKSVLPGMGAVFVDIGLKRTAFLHYSELDADFLNEKQQKIRKKNDSSTIDQIFIVGDEVVVQIKKPPLNKKGASLTCRLTIPGKFLVFMPYKEKVAISRKITSGSQKHKFSDILKRIKDPEVGIIVRTDTENSTEEDFAMEYKTLEAVWKQVKKGKEFLKGPLCLFNQNELIFMLTRDLFNSHVERLIVDDKQYRDKIVTQLKSIAPELIKKVELFKESTPLFDVYGIEKDIHRISNSRIPLASGGNLRIERTEALVSIDVNTGSFTGSNHYNETILRTNMEAAFEVARQVRLRDLSGIMVVDFIDMSTQAHRDKVYKELKSYMKRDRARNKVYPFSPLGLIEVSRKRRRPEVIMNLSEVCPHCNGTGRLLAKDSVAVKLYRWLQRSEFFISQEPLVIRVHRNVCHFIDSHPEFLQDYAKRIEVLEDPEMEHHQFKVVLEKSGKDITEEYKS